The following are encoded in a window of Candidatus Margulisiibacteriota bacterium genomic DNA:
- a CDS encoding 16S rRNA (uracil(1498)-N(3))-methyltransferase, translating into MPRVFVSPEHFPDIIGSDVHYLRDVLRLKPNDELELLDGSGLVHAARIETLTPDRVTCQVISSHPAESEPQTLITLAQALPKASKMDFIVEKCTELGVSRIIPMLTSRTIAQGVKLERWRKLAKEAAEQSGRAVIPEISDSTKFAEVLKLKDQFDLALIPWESEKENSLKSVLTVHRPSSIVFLIGPEGGFTKEEVESARQAGFISVSLGKRIMRTETAGLATIANILYELG; encoded by the coding sequence ATGCCTAGGGTCTTTGTTTCACCGGAACACTTTCCCGACATCATTGGCTCCGATGTCCATTACCTGCGCGACGTCCTTCGCCTGAAACCGAATGACGAGCTCGAATTGCTGGATGGCTCCGGCCTGGTCCACGCGGCCAGGATCGAAACCCTCACCCCGGACAGGGTCACCTGCCAGGTGATCAGTTCGCACCCGGCCGAGAGCGAACCGCAAACCCTGATAACTCTCGCCCAAGCTTTGCCCAAAGCCTCTAAGATGGATTTTATCGTCGAGAAATGCACCGAGTTGGGGGTTAGCCGGATCATCCCGATGCTGACCTCGCGGACGATCGCCCAGGGAGTTAAGCTGGAGCGCTGGCGCAAGCTGGCTAAAGAAGCGGCCGAACAGTCCGGCCGCGCCGTTATCCCGGAAATATCTGACTCGACGAAGTTTGCCGAGGTACTTAAGCTGAAAGATCAATTTGATCTCGCCTTGATCCCGTGGGAGAGCGAAAAAGAAAATAGCTTAAAATCAGTTCTTACCGTCCATCGTCCATCGTCTATCGTCTTTCTGATCGGGCCCGAGGGTGGTTTTACGAAGGAAGAAGTCGAGTCTGCCAGGCAAGCAGGTTTTATCTCGGTCAGTTTGGGTAAACGGATCATGAGGACAGAAACCGCCGGACTAGCCACGATCGCCAATATTCTCTACGAATTAGGCTGA
- a CDS encoding ice-binding family protein — protein sequence MKRVKMGFGILLLVFAFGLGIVMSGCDVLVPPDATATTSTTTTTLPDTTAPTVSSTNPADLATGVPINRNITATFSEAMDPATITTATFTLTDGTTTVPCAVTYAGTVAILNPTSDLAVNTTYEATITTGAKDLAGNALAVAKTWTFTTGATTATGPELVNLGTAGSFVILSKSGISTTGTTTIVGDIGVSPAAASYITGFGLAMDSTNTFSTSSLSPGYKVYAADYTPPTPAKMTTAVSDMELAYTDAAGRALPDQTELGAGDITSMTLAPGLYKWGTGVLISAAGVTLSGGANDVWIFQIAQNLTVANGAIITLSGGAQAKNIFWQVAGKATLGTTSNFKGNILCQTLIELQTGATLNGRALSQTAVTLDANPVTQP from the coding sequence ATGAAGAGAGTTAAGATGGGCTTCGGGATCCTGCTTCTGGTTTTTGCGTTTGGTCTGGGGATCGTGATGAGCGGGTGTGACGTTCTCGTTCCGCCGGATGCGACCGCCACCACGTCAACTACCACAACAACATTGCCGGACACTACCGCGCCCACCGTGAGTTCCACAAACCCGGCTGATCTTGCCACCGGTGTGCCCATCAACCGGAACATCACCGCCACCTTCAGTGAGGCGATGGACCCGGCAACGATCACCACCGCAACCTTTACCTTAACGGATGGGACAACGACTGTTCCCTGCGCTGTGACGTATGCGGGCACCGTTGCGATCTTGAACCCAACAAGTGATCTCGCAGTCAATACCACATATGAAGCGACGATCACCACGGGTGCCAAGGATCTGGCAGGCAATGCATTGGCTGTCGCTAAGACATGGACCTTTACAACAGGGGCAACTACAGCGACCGGTCCAGAGCTGGTAAACCTTGGAACAGCCGGCAGTTTTGTGATTTTATCAAAGTCAGGGATCTCAACGACTGGGACGACTACGATTGTTGGAGATATTGGAGTTAGTCCAGCCGCTGCAAGTTACATCACTGGATTTGGATTAGCAATGGATAGCACGAATACATTTTCGACATCATCTCTATCGCCCGGATATAAGGTTTATGCGGCCGACTATACTCCCCCAACTCCAGCTAAAATGACTACGGCTGTAAGTGACATGGAGCTCGCGTACACCGACGCAGCTGGACGGGCATTGCCTGATCAGACTGAACTGGGCGCCGGAGATATTACTTCGATGACACTTGCTCCCGGTCTCTATAAATGGGGGACAGGGGTACTAATATCTGCTGCTGGTGTTACTCTCTCTGGCGGCGCCAACGATGTCTGGATCTTCCAGATAGCACAAAATCTCACCGTGGCCAACGGTGCCATTATTACTCTCTCGGGTGGCGCACAGGCCAAGAACATCTTTTGGCAGGTTGCCGGCAAAGCGACACTTGGAACGACGTCTAATTTCAAGGGAAATATATTGTGCCAAACGCTGATTGAGCTGCAGACCGGCGCGACACTGAACGGTAGAGCGCTATCACAGACCGCGGTTACACTAGACGCCAATCCCGTGACTCAGCCATAG